One region of Sulfuricurvum sp. IAE1 genomic DNA includes:
- a CDS encoding YcaO-like family protein, whose product MNLLSKNAPLEESIARMRSTLETVGCGLVFSQEKHPLEHCYSVNLASTEAPNHIYSNGKGVLSDASVASALGEYIERLQTNNFFIDFHLPQRRYYPDEVAFGFDEPYLDDDLRGIYDPHGEMADEDWIDYNSDYDDKIVSLPFVKQSSGEKAYIPLNVLSNLYASNGLATGNTPLEAQVQALSEICERHAKIEIIREGYALPKFPDEIIKGFDRLYADVCALREKGYVVEVLDASLGGRFPVTAISLINPSNSTLFVSFGSHPILQVSLERTMTELMQGRTLAELDAFEVPTFDMSLVADSFNLESHFIDSNGKLGFPFLSAKKSFAFTPWNYTGTSSEEEYAYLCGILRKEGKEIYVREYDYLGFYSCQIVVPGFSEVYPIEDMVYNNKNSGKKIRQMVLNFEEYDPEEVLEHVESLEDTLNVDKYIGVIFERNFTMAQFKAQMHILAGNDEEAIALLEFANDKTGHLVAELIRMRAREEAWEDYEEALFNVFGRERVIEAVRILNGESALIDVTLHEHYYNMLGLYDRLEAKKALIPR is encoded by the coding sequence ATGAACCTGTTATCGAAAAACGCCCCGCTGGAAGAATCGATCGCGCGGATGCGCTCGACTCTCGAAACGGTGGGGTGCGGATTGGTGTTTTCGCAGGAAAAGCATCCGCTCGAACACTGCTATTCGGTCAACCTGGCTTCGACCGAAGCGCCGAACCATATCTACTCCAACGGCAAGGGTGTTTTGTCCGACGCCTCGGTCGCCAGCGCGCTGGGTGAATACATCGAACGGCTCCAGACCAACAACTTTTTCATCGATTTTCACCTCCCGCAGCGGCGCTATTACCCCGATGAGGTAGCATTTGGTTTCGACGAACCTTATCTGGATGACGATCTGCGCGGCATTTACGACCCGCACGGGGAGATGGCCGATGAGGACTGGATCGACTACAACAGCGATTACGACGATAAAATCGTTTCGCTGCCGTTCGTCAAACAAAGCTCCGGTGAGAAAGCCTACATCCCCCTGAACGTCTTGAGCAACCTGTATGCGAGCAACGGCCTCGCCACCGGGAACACACCGCTCGAAGCACAGGTACAGGCGCTCAGCGAAATCTGCGAACGTCATGCCAAAATCGAGATCATCCGCGAGGGGTACGCCCTGCCGAAGTTTCCCGACGAGATCATCAAAGGGTTCGATCGGCTCTATGCCGACGTTTGCGCGCTGAGGGAAAAAGGGTACGTCGTCGAGGTGCTCGACGCGTCGCTGGGGGGACGGTTCCCCGTCACCGCGATCTCGCTTATCAACCCGTCGAATTCGACCCTGTTCGTTTCGTTCGGTTCCCATCCGATTTTGCAGGTGTCCCTGGAGCGGACGATGACCGAACTGATGCAGGGACGGACGCTTGCCGAACTCGATGCGTTCGAGGTCCCGACGTTCGACATGAGCCTTGTCGCCGACAGTTTCAACCTCGAATCCCATTTCATCGATTCAAACGGCAAGCTGGGCTTCCCCTTTTTGAGTGCGAAAAAAAGTTTCGCTTTTACACCGTGGAATTACACGGGAACTTCAAGCGAGGAAGAATACGCCTATCTGTGCGGGATACTCCGCAAGGAAGGCAAAGAGATCTACGTCCGCGAATACGATTACCTCGGGTTCTATTCGTGCCAGATCGTGGTTCCCGGATTCTCGGAGGTTTATCCGATCGAGGATATGGTCTACAACAATAAAAACAGCGGCAAAAAAATCCGCCAGATGGTCCTGAATTTCGAAGAGTACGATCCCGAAGAAGTGCTCGAACATGTCGAATCGCTCGAAGATACCCTCAACGTCGACAAATACATCGGGGTAATTTTTGAACGCAACTTCACCATGGCGCAATTCAAAGCGCAGATGCACATCCTTGCGGGTAATGACGAAGAGGCGATTGCCCTGCTCGAATTCGCCAATGACAAGACGGGCCATCTTGTCGCCGAGTTGATCCGGATGCGTGCGCGCGAAGAGGCCTGGGAAGATTATGAAGAAGCACTCTTCAACGTATTCGGACGCGAACGGGTGATCGAAGCGGTCCGTATCCTAAACGGGGAATCGGCGCTGATCGACGTCACGCTGCACGAGCACTATTACAACATGCTCGGACTGTATGACCGTCTCGAAGCGAAAAAAGCGCTGATCCCCCGCTAG
- a CDS encoding polysaccharide deacetylase family protein, which yields MRYNALLFPNRNGPMTTRLIFLLTLVLQLLLSAAPRYEIRGDSTMLDANMSLFLRQWRDSTTAPIREGNYTNVRLCADCGDTKTVALTFDDSPDENTTFAVLDVLKRYGVKASFFMIGAPMNDLNATAVKRAHDEGHLVLNHSFTHPRLSTLPPDRLIDEIRSAETKIASITGRFPRLVRPPYGSINRSVVETLNTEGYTTVLWSLDSLDWAIKDPLEIERNVIANIRPGDIVLMHSSRSNAATAKALGPIIERLRSMGYRFETLDRHLGVEGYRDR from the coding sequence ATGCGCTATAATGCTCTCCTATTTCCAAACCGAAACGGCCCGATGACGACGCGACTCATTTTTCTGCTCACCCTTGTGTTGCAGCTTTTACTCTCTGCCGCCCCCCGATACGAGATTCGCGGGGACTCGACGATGCTCGATGCCAATATGAGCCTTTTTCTCCGCCAATGGCGCGACTCCACGACCGCCCCCATCCGGGAGGGGAACTATACGAACGTACGGCTTTGCGCCGATTGCGGCGACACCAAGACCGTCGCCCTGACCTTCGACGATTCGCCCGATGAAAACACCACGTTCGCGGTCCTCGACGTCCTCAAACGCTACGGCGTCAAAGCGAGTTTTTTCATGATCGGCGCGCCGATGAACGATCTCAACGCAACCGCCGTCAAACGCGCGCACGACGAGGGGCACCTGGTGCTCAACCACAGCTTCACCCATCCGCGTCTGAGCACCCTTCCCCCCGATCGCCTGATCGACGAGATCCGATCGGCCGAAACGAAGATCGCTTCGATCACCGGCCGTTTCCCACGTCTCGTACGTCCCCCCTACGGTTCGATCAACCGATCCGTCGTTGAAACCCTCAACACCGAAGGCTACACCACCGTATTGTGGTCTCTAGATTCGCTTGACTGGGCGATCAAAGACCCGCTCGAAATCGAACGCAACGTGATCGCCAACATCCGTCCCGGCGATATCGTCCTGATGCACAGTTCCCGTTCCAACGCCGCAACCGCCAAAGCCCTGGGGCCGATCATCGAGCGCCTGCGTTCAATGGGATACCGCTTTGAAACCCTCGACCGCCACCTGGGAGTTGAAGGCTACCGCGACCGATAG
- a CDS encoding GGDEF domain-containing protein, with product MVQSVKFVGKGGAMVRAGRIVMPVLDPLYDASSEQRRAFEEWDRPSRTLQIRSITFLTGLLYIVFSFIDGMLLPAYALPFGTLMHLYVLPPLLFVISAMTYVKKLYRVTVVILALSPVIANLGNLYLYGILYPVSPYLAEIYTPEVSLSIIWMFAISGLRLPFALASASVTIAAHLAYELYLGIPFEVLCIHSLWIVAAVSFGILSALILDKKSKQIFLDSRELEYLATTDKLSGLYNRMKIEAYCLEEIERVRRYGGTFSIILLDIDHFKEINDTCGHNVGDHVIQKLAQIMSESVRSVDRTGRWGGEEFLILLPETGGEQAFGVAEHLRRHIEESDFSPACRVLISAGVAEYAPGDTIEKIVQRADEALYAAKEGGRNQTRLG from the coding sequence ATGGTACAATCTGTCAAATTCGTCGGAAAGGGAGGTGCAATGGTGCGTGCAGGCCGTATCGTGATGCCCGTTTTGGACCCCCTCTACGATGCCTCGTCCGAACAGCGCAGAGCTTTCGAGGAGTGGGACCGTCCTTCCCGGACGCTTCAGATCCGCTCCATCACCTTTCTGACAGGGTTGCTGTATATCGTTTTTTCGTTTATCGACGGTATGCTGCTGCCCGCATACGCCCTCCCTTTTGGGACGTTGATGCACCTTTACGTTCTCCCGCCGCTCCTGTTTGTGATCAGCGCGATGACGTACGTCAAAAAACTTTACCGCGTCACGGTAGTGATCCTCGCTCTCTCCCCCGTTATAGCGAATCTTGGGAACCTCTACCTCTACGGCATCCTTTATCCGGTTTCGCCCTATCTTGCCGAGATCTATACCCCCGAAGTGTCGCTGAGCATCATCTGGATGTTCGCGATTTCGGGGCTGCGGCTCCCCTTTGCGCTGGCCAGTGCCTCGGTCACCATCGCGGCCCATCTGGCATACGAGCTCTATCTGGGGATCCCTTTCGAAGTGCTCTGCATCCATTCGCTCTGGATCGTCGCGGCGGTATCGTTCGGCATCCTCAGCGCGCTGATCCTTGATAAAAAAAGCAAGCAGATTTTTCTCGATTCGCGGGAACTCGAATATCTCGCCACGACCGACAAGCTCAGCGGTCTCTACAACCGGATGAAGATCGAGGCGTATTGCCTTGAAGAGATTGAGAGGGTCAGACGCTACGGGGGGACTTTTTCGATCATTCTGCTCGACATCGACCATTTCAAGGAGATTAACGACACCTGCGGCCACAACGTCGGCGACCATGTGATCCAGAAACTGGCGCAGATCATGAGCGAATCGGTCCGTTCGGTCGACCGGACGGGGCGTTGGGGAGGGGAGGAATTTTTGATCCTCCTCCCCGAAACGGGAGGAGAACAGGCGTTCGGAGTTGCCGAACACCTCCGCCGCCACATCGAAGAGAGCGATTTTTCACCCGCCTGCCGGGTCCTCATCAGCGCCGGTGTCGCCGAATACGCTCCCGGCGATACGATCGAAAAGATCGTCCAAAGAGCCGACGAAGCACTCTATGCGGCGAAAGAAGGGGGACGAAATCAAACGCGTCTGGGATAA
- a CDS encoding S24 family peptidase translates to MSNDTVKLDYFEHVDGERRKHELVFSSSLIKRPYAPESLFVIRVEGQSMEPLIGHDALVVSDLSQKEFENGSIFLVYKDNRMWIKKAAVIEGGEYFVSINDGYEHLVYPRPEVRIVAKALLTFTGL, encoded by the coding sequence GTGTCAAACGATACCGTAAAACTCGATTATTTCGAACACGTCGACGGGGAACGCCGAAAACACGAACTGGTGTTTTCATCATCCCTCATCAAGCGCCCCTATGCACCGGAGTCATTGTTCGTGATCCGCGTGGAAGGACAGTCCATGGAGCCCCTGATCGGGCACGATGCGCTCGTCGTCTCCGACCTGTCCCAAAAAGAGTTTGAAAACGGATCGATTTTTTTAGTCTACAAAGACAACCGCATGTGGATCAAAAAAGCTGCGGTGATCGAGGGGGGAGAGTATTTCGTTTCCATCAACGATGGGTACGAGCATCTGGTCTATCCCCGTCCCGAAGTAAGGATCGTTGCCAAAGCGTTGCTGACGTTTACGGGGCTGTAG
- a CDS encoding GNAT family N-acetyltransferase: MQIIPVTENNLPIYHNLAQCYEAEFSPLTGKKPDASGLFALDTLIGGNILGYLLYIDDTPAGLAAIARKENASFEVCEFYVVPVFRKNEAGMRFAHAIWERHNGTWEIKQISGADYATAFWRKTIERFGDTPFCEERYDDHYWGTVTRQTFTARCQPTAP; the protein is encoded by the coding sequence TTGCAGATCATCCCCGTAACCGAAAACAATCTCCCCATCTACCATAACCTTGCCCAGTGCTACGAGGCGGAATTTTCGCCCCTCACGGGCAAGAAACCCGACGCTTCCGGGCTCTTTGCTCTCGATACCCTGATCGGAGGGAATATCCTGGGCTATCTTCTCTACATCGACGACACCCCGGCCGGTCTGGCCGCTATTGCCCGAAAAGAGAATGCCAGTTTTGAAGTATGCGAATTTTACGTCGTCCCCGTGTTCCGTAAAAATGAAGCGGGTATGCGTTTCGCCCACGCGATCTGGGAACGCCATAACGGAACGTGGGAGATCAAACAGATCTCAGGAGCCGACTACGCCACCGCGTTCTGGCGCAAAACCATAGAGCGGTTCGGCGATACCCCCTTTTGCGAAGAGCGCTACGACGATCACTACTGGGGAACCGTCACCCGCCAGACGTTCACGGCACGATGCCAGCCTACAGCCCCGTAA
- a CDS encoding rhodanese-like domain-containing protein has protein sequence MLRHFILGCALAALSFIPAGAVEYDGEKSYLLETKYDVCIVPPQVNDAIAKGVKVIDLKQARALHDQKAHFYDAREKRHFHKSRIKGARPVHFDVSKAEYMVIELPREKEQPLVFYCYGESCANSYEAALAVRKLGHKNVYWFLNGFNEWKEKGYPLEER, from the coding sequence ATGCTGCGCCATTTTATCCTCGGATGCGCCCTCGCCGCCCTCTCTTTTATACCTGCCGGAGCCGTCGAATACGACGGTGAAAAAAGTTACCTGCTCGAAACCAAATACGACGTCTGCATCGTTCCGCCCCAGGTCAACGACGCGATCGCCAAAGGGGTGAAGGTGATCGATCTCAAGCAGGCCCGGGCCCTCCACGACCAAAAAGCCCATTTCTACGACGCACGCGAAAAACGACATTTCCATAAATCCCGCATCAAAGGGGCCAGACCCGTCCATTTCGACGTCTCCAAGGCCGAATACATGGTGATCGAACTCCCCCGGGAAAAAGAGCAGCCCCTCGTCTTCTACTGCTACGGCGAATCGTGTGCCAACTCGTATGAAGCGGCCCTTGCAGTACGCAAACTCGGTCATAAAAACGTCTACTGGTTCCTCAACGGTTTCAATGAATGGAAAGAAAAAGGCTACCCCCTCGAAGAGCGCTAA
- the htpG gene encoding molecular chaperone HtpG, with protein MAKHQFQTEVSQILHLMIHSLYSNKEIFVRELVSNASDALDKLNMLVLTDEKYKGVAFNPRIDIALDKEAKTITISDTGIGMNESDLVENLGTIAKSGTKAFLEQLTGDQKKDSKLIGQFGVGFYASFMVADKVEVISRKAGEENAYKWSSMAGSEYEIEPASRESHGTSIIMHLKEDESEFLDGWRIENIIKKYSNHIPFPIFMDKEEWVAPKEGEEKGHNEIVNKQINKANALWTISKNDITDEEYKDFYSSIAHDSGEPLLWMHNKAEGSLEYTTLFYVPSKAPMDLYRVDYQSGIKLYINRVFITDDEKELMPTYLRFLRGVIDSADLPLNVSREILQSNKVMAKIKNASVKKVLGELAKLAENDAAKYDAFYKEFGNVLKEGLYSDFGNREKILELLKLNTLNSDTPVMFGDFVKNVDEEKKEIYYITAKMSLSMLKNSPALERFKAKGIDVLVLNEEIDTIVFPMVSEYNEYKFVNVSDAKLEASEEEKKEQEEKAKGLESFVGQLENALGEKVKKVETTFDLTESAVCLKIDKEDPGYMMAQMMKQFGQMGGDIPPIKPILQINPNHELIKKLSDSADMNLIEDAAHVLLDQAKLYEGETLEDTAGFIARLNRIMAKAL; from the coding sequence ATGGCAAAACATCAGTTTCAGACTGAAGTCTCACAAATCTTGCACCTCATGATCCACTCTCTCTACTCCAACAAGGAGATTTTCGTCCGCGAACTCGTCTCGAACGCCTCGGACGCCCTGGACAAACTCAATATGCTCGTCCTCACTGACGAGAAATACAAAGGGGTAGCCTTCAATCCCCGCATCGACATCGCCCTTGATAAAGAGGCCAAAACCATCACGATCAGCGACACGGGGATCGGGATGAACGAGAGCGACCTCGTCGAAAACCTCGGAACCATCGCCAAATCGGGGACCAAAGCGTTCCTTGAGCAGCTGACGGGAGACCAGAAAAAAGACTCCAAACTCATCGGTCAGTTCGGGGTCGGATTCTACGCCTCGTTCATGGTCGCCGACAAGGTCGAAGTGATCAGCCGCAAAGCGGGCGAAGAAAACGCCTACAAATGGTCATCCATGGCGGGAAGCGAGTACGAGATCGAACCGGCCAGCCGCGAGAGCCACGGTACGAGCATCATCATGCACCTCAAAGAGGACGAATCCGAATTCCTGGATGGCTGGCGCATCGAGAACATCATCAAAAAATACTCCAACCACATCCCCTTCCCGATCTTCATGGACAAGGAAGAGTGGGTAGCCCCCAAAGAGGGTGAAGAAAAAGGGCACAACGAGATCGTCAACAAACAGATCAACAAAGCCAACGCCCTCTGGACGATCAGCAAAAACGACATCACCGACGAAGAGTACAAGGATTTCTACTCGAGCATCGCCCACGACTCGGGCGAGCCGCTTTTGTGGATGCACAACAAGGCCGAAGGATCGCTCGAGTACACCACCCTCTTCTACGTGCCGTCCAAAGCGCCGATGGATCTCTACCGCGTCGATTACCAAAGCGGTATCAAGCTCTACATCAACCGCGTTTTCATCACCGACGACGAAAAAGAGCTGATGCCGACCTACCTGCGTTTCCTGCGCGGTGTGATCGATTCGGCCGACCTCCCGCTCAACGTCAGCCGCGAAATCCTGCAAAGCAACAAAGTGATGGCGAAGATCAAAAACGCTTCGGTCAAAAAAGTGCTCGGCGAACTCGCCAAACTCGCCGAAAACGATGCGGCCAAATACGACGCGTTCTACAAAGAGTTCGGTAACGTCCTCAAAGAGGGGCTTTACAGCGATTTCGGCAACCGCGAGAAGATCCTCGAACTTCTCAAACTCAATACCCTGAACTCCGACACCCCGGTGATGTTCGGCGACTTTGTAAAAAATGTGGACGAAGAGAAAAAAGAGATCTATTACATCACGGCGAAAATGTCCCTCTCGATGCTCAAAAACTCTCCGGCACTGGAACGCTTCAAAGCAAAAGGGATCGACGTGCTGGTGCTCAACGAAGAGATCGACACGATCGTCTTCCCGATGGTAAGCGAGTACAACGAGTACAAATTCGTCAACGTCTCCGACGCGAAACTCGAAGCGAGCGAAGAGGAGAAAAAAGAGCAGGAAGAGAAAGCCAAAGGGCTCGAATCCTTCGTCGGGCAGCTTGAAAACGCGCTCGGCGAAAAGGTCAAAAAAGTCGAAACGACCTTCGATCTCACCGAGTCGGCCGTATGTCTGAAAATCGACAAAGAAGACCCGGGCTACATGATGGCGCAGATGATGAAGCAGTTCGGGCAGATGGGCGGAGACATCCCGCCGATCAAGCCGATCCTCCAGATCAACCCGAACCATGAGCTGATCAAAAAGCTCAGCGATTCGGCGGACATGAACCTCATCGAGGATGCGGCGCATGTGCTGCTCGATCAGGCGAAACTCTATGAGGGGGAAACGCTGGAGGATACCGCAGGGTTTATTGCGCGACTTAATCGTATTATGGCGAAAGCGCTGTAA
- a CDS encoding PDC sensor domain-containing protein, which yields MKQMMQIYRTNRETVEAFLLTTISDKPYAQFDESQVRATFKNLPCLSDLYVIDAQGMQITPTWRRNGHDASMQGADKGYFINRIRFDEHGNYVSNPYICAHSGQPKVSVARRFADGTVVVFDLDLVSVMTKMHLIDSDRLISKLSVWVYAMLGGGLVLLALFLGVYGLIGFVKALSSFGDEMLQHVFKSIIGITLAIAIYDLAKTILEKEVFFRSLTLEEGNEYATLTKFLTSIIIALSIESLMVVFKVAINDIGQMNYALYLLSGVGILIVSMAILTFVSRKKAEAKE from the coding sequence ATGAAACAAATGATGCAGATTTACCGCACCAACCGCGAAACGGTGGAGGCTTTTTTGCTGACCACCATCAGTGACAAACCTTATGCGCAGTTCGATGAGTCGCAGGTGCGCGCGACGTTCAAAAATCTCCCCTGCCTGAGCGACCTCTACGTGATCGACGCACAGGGGATGCAGATCACCCCGACATGGCGCCGCAACGGCCACGATGCGTCGATGCAGGGGGCCGACAAGGGGTATTTCATCAACCGCATCCGTTTCGACGAGCACGGTAACTACGTTTCGAACCCCTACATCTGCGCCCATTCAGGCCAGCCAAAGGTGTCGGTCGCACGGCGTTTCGCCGATGGAACGGTCGTCGTATTCGACCTTGACCTCGTATCGGTTATGACCAAGATGCATCTCATTGACAGCGACCGGCTCATTTCGAAGCTGTCGGTGTGGGTTTACGCGATGCTCGGCGGCGGTCTGGTGCTGCTTGCCCTCTTTTTGGGTGTGTACGGCCTGATCGGGTTCGTCAAGGCCCTTTCATCGTTCGGCGACGAGATGCTCCAGCACGTCTTTAAATCGATCATCGGGATCACGCTGGCGATCGCGATCTACGATCTGGCCAAAACGATCCTCGAAAAAGAGGTCTTTTTCCGCTCCCTCACCCTCGAAGAGGGGAACGAATACGCGACGCTGACGAAGTTTCTCACCTCGATCATCATCGCCCTCTCGATCGAATCGCTGATGGTGGTGTTCAAAGTCGCGATCAACGACATCGGCCAGATGAACTACGCCCTCTACCTGCTCAGCGGGGTCGGGATACTGATCGTATCGATGGCGATCCTTACCTTCGTCAGCCGTAAAAAAGCCGAAGCCAAAGAATAG
- a CDS encoding Na/Pi cotransporter family protein — protein MIEAFASLGLFMFGMIYLEDSLKKAAGSSFKKWVKISTDTDAKAVFAGASATALLQSSSVVTLMALSLTGAGLMSLQSAIGVIFGSNIGTTATGWIIALIGFKFDIKLIAFVMVGFGGIGSVLFGEGKTRYVFGGLTGFGLIFLGLEGLKESFSSLAETIDITSLSEYNALVFLFAGLVLTALIQSSSASVAIAQSALFTGILGFDHAAAFVIGANVGTTATAIIGAAGGSSDKKRTAVAHVLFNLFTGIIAFLLLTPITWSVTHIGLDQSVEALALFHTVFNLLGVVIWFPLIPKLTRWLQTKFLVVKPVMTRYIHNVSHTIPALEHEALRQEVIHLGHKVCSFAVAAIHIPPEEGLKHHASIAKILETYKQPLLPSPLERYHDLQHLQGEILDYASALSVRIQLPEIRKEFDQTLYMATQLIGASKYIRDILHDIEMLSESETREMEAFFHELRYQILALCMHYTDWLNGDSEASAKLEALFTKLDTSYKNSIAILNDMIVNYKISKQMTAIFMNITHITRNFSKALYKSMSPQNDRSLNSDP, from the coding sequence ATGATTGAAGCCTTCGCTTCCCTGGGACTGTTCATGTTCGGCATGATCTATCTCGAGGATTCACTTAAAAAAGCGGCGGGTTCTTCGTTCAAAAAATGGGTTAAGATTTCCACCGACACCGACGCAAAAGCCGTTTTTGCCGGAGCTTCGGCAACCGCATTGCTGCAAAGCTCATCGGTTGTTACCCTCATGGCGCTGTCGTTAACGGGTGCGGGGTTAATGAGTTTGCAAAGCGCGATCGGGGTGATCTTCGGTTCCAACATCGGAACGACCGCTACCGGATGGATCATCGCGCTGATCGGTTTTAAATTCGACATCAAACTGATCGCCTTCGTCATGGTCGGATTCGGAGGGATCGGCAGCGTATTATTCGGCGAGGGAAAAACGCGCTATGTTTTTGGAGGCTTGACCGGATTCGGCCTTATTTTCCTCGGGCTTGAAGGGCTTAAAGAGAGTTTTTCTTCACTGGCTGAAACCATCGATATCACTTCTTTGAGCGAATACAACGCGCTCGTTTTCCTCTTTGCCGGATTGGTATTGACCGCACTTATTCAAAGCAGCTCCGCTTCCGTTGCCATCGCCCAAAGCGCATTGTTCACCGGAATTTTGGGGTTTGACCATGCAGCAGCGTTCGTCATCGGGGCCAATGTAGGCACGACCGCCACCGCGATTATCGGTGCGGCGGGAGGATCAAGCGACAAAAAACGTACGGCGGTGGCGCATGTGCTCTTCAATCTCTTTACCGGAATCATCGCCTTTCTCCTGCTTACGCCCATAACATGGTCGGTCACCCATATCGGGCTCGATCAGAGCGTCGAGGCGCTGGCGCTTTTCCATACGGTTTTCAATCTCTTGGGGGTTGTGATTTGGTTCCCGCTGATCCCGAAGCTGACCCGATGGCTCCAAACGAAATTCCTGGTCGTCAAACCGGTCATGACACGCTACATCCACAACGTATCCCATACGATTCCGGCATTGGAGCACGAAGCCCTGCGTCAAGAAGTGATCCATCTGGGGCACAAGGTGTGCTCTTTTGCCGTCGCGGCGATTCATATCCCTCCCGAAGAAGGGTTGAAACATCACGCTTCGATTGCCAAAATTCTCGAAACCTACAAGCAGCCGCTGCTTCCCTCGCCGCTTGAACGCTACCATGACTTGCAACATCTGCAGGGGGAGATTCTCGATTACGCCAGCGCATTGTCGGTTCGCATTCAACTTCCCGAAATTCGCAAGGAGTTCGATCAGACCCTCTACATGGCGACACAGCTGATCGGCGCATCGAAATATATACGGGATATTTTGCACGATATCGAGATGCTCAGCGAATCTGAAACCCGGGAGATGGAAGCGTTTTTTCATGAGCTGCGTTATCAGATTCTAGCCCTTTGCATGCACTACACCGACTGGCTCAACGGCGACTCCGAAGCCAGCGCGAAACTCGAAGCGCTTTTTACGAAACTCGACACCAGCTACAAAAACAGCATTGCGATATTGAATGATATGATCGTCAACTACAAAATTTCCAAACAGATGACGGCAATTTTTATGAACATCACCCATATCACCCGTAATTTTTCAAAAGCGCTGTATAAAAGTATGTCTCCCCAAAACGACCGCTCGTTGAACTCCGACCCCTGA
- a CDS encoding zinc-dependent peptidase, with translation MNYYGALFWIVALLGATAYAVYTLYRLRKHRELSRIDALAFPAEYETLLASTPHFPKLAESDKEEMRRRILRFIHTKDFVGIGISVNDEMRVLIAFYASLLLIRKNAPLPYPHLSTILIYPDSVLIEQNRNDGGVVTSEEVAIDGQSAEGTVVITWDAARAEALEMGDYNLILHEFAHEIDFMNGEIDGIPPMDEEHYDAWTEVFDREFDTLDALVRDNAELGKYELFGADAALDEAEFFAVATERFFGAGEDFKEDFAELYERLRTFYGIDTAELFAHGYGEPIG, from the coding sequence ATGAATTATTACGGCGCCCTGTTCTGGATCGTAGCGCTCCTGGGCGCGACGGCATACGCCGTCTATACCCTCTATCGTCTGCGCAAACACAGGGAACTCTCCCGGATCGACGCCCTCGCGTTTCCCGCCGAATACGAAACGCTCCTCGCCTCCACTCCCCATTTCCCGAAGCTCGCAGAAAGCGACAAAGAGGAGATGCGCCGCAGGATACTCCGTTTTATCCACACCAAGGATTTTGTCGGGATCGGGATTAGCGTCAACGACGAAATGCGGGTTCTCATCGCGTTTTACGCTTCGTTGCTGCTCATCCGTAAAAACGCCCCCCTCCCCTATCCCCATCTCTCGACGATCCTCATCTATCCCGATTCGGTGCTCATCGAGCAAAACCGCAACGACGGCGGGGTGGTCACGAGCGAAGAGGTCGCCATCGACGGCCAGTCGGCTGAGGGTACCGTCGTCATCACGTGGGACGCGGCGCGCGCCGAAGCGCTGGAAATGGGGGATTACAACCTGATCCTCCACGAATTCGCCCACGAGATCGATTTCATGAACGGCGAAATCGACGGTATCCCCCCGATGGACGAAGAACATTACGATGCGTGGACGGAGGTATTCGACCGCGAGTTCGACACTCTCGACGCTCTCGTACGGGACAACGCGGAACTGGGAAAATACGAGCTGTTCGGAGCCGACGCCGCACTGGATGAAGCGGAGTTTTTCGCCGTGGCGACGGAGCGGTTTTTCGGTGCGGGGGAGGATTTCAAAGAGGACTTCGCAGAGCTGTATGAGCGGCTGCGCACCTTTTACGGGATCGATACGGCCGAACTGTTTGCGCACGGCTATGGGGAGCCGATCGGTTAA
- a CDS encoding peptidylprolyl isomerase — translation MAWATARHILVATEEECNALKTQIEEGLDFAEAAIQNSQCPSGRKGGDLGRFGPGQMVPEFDRAVFTGDVGVLYGPIKTQFGYHLLEVTARG, via the coding sequence ATGGCTTGGGCAACAGCACGGCACATACTGGTAGCAACCGAAGAGGAGTGCAACGCACTCAAAACACAAATCGAAGAAGGTCTTGATTTCGCGGAAGCGGCGATCCAAAACTCCCAATGCCCATCAGGACGCAAAGGAGGCGATCTGGGCCGTTTCGGACCGGGGCAGATGGTTCCCGAGTTCGATCGCGCGGTATTCACGGGCGATGTGGGCGTCCTCTACGGACCGATCAAAACCCAGTTCGGCTATCACCTCCTCGAGGTAACGGCACGCGGATAA